A genomic region of Pelodiscus sinensis isolate JC-2024 chromosome 1, ASM4963464v1, whole genome shotgun sequence contains the following coding sequences:
- the POLR3H gene encoding DNA-directed RNA polymerase III subunit RPC8 isoform X3 — protein MFVLVEMMDTVRIPPWQFEMKLNDSITEELNKKLANKVVYNVGLCICLYDITKLEDSYIFPGDGASHTKVSLGFFDDIIIPPESLQQPAKFDEAEQVWVWEYETEEGAHDLYMDTGEEIRFRVVDESFIDTSPTGPCSTEASTSGATEEVQKKEAPYTLVGSISEPGLGLLSWWTNS, from the exons ATGTTTGTTTTAGTGGAGATGATGGATACGGTACGGATTCCTCCCTGGCAGTTTGAAATGAAACTCAATGATTCCATTACTGAAGAGCTAAATAAGAAGTTAGCTAACAAG GTTGTGTACAACGTTGGCCTCTGCATCTGTCTGTATGACATCACAAAGCTGGAAGACTCGTACATATTTCCTGGGGATGGTGCCTCGCACACTAAAG TTTCTCTTGGGTTCTTCGATGATATTATCATCCCTCCAGAGTCCCTGCAGCAGCCAGCTAAGTT CGATGAAGCAGAGCAGGTCTGGGTGTGGGAGTATGAGACAGAAGAAGGGGCTCATGACCTGTACATGGACACAGGGGAGGAGATCCGCTTCCGGGTAGTGGATGAGAGCTTTATTGACACATCCCCAACAGGTCCATGCTCCACAGAGGCCTCCACCTCTGGTGCCACAGAGGAGGTGCAGAAGAAGGAGGCACCCTACACTCTTGTG GGATCCATCAGTGAGCCTGGCCTGGGCCTCCTCTCGTGGTGGACAAACAGTTAG
- the POLR3H gene encoding DNA-directed RNA polymerase III subunit RPC8 isoform X2 codes for MCLPMPVRQLEWSLEGGVCIVFSPTRAEVVYNVGLCICLYDITKLEDSYIFPGDGASHTKVHFRYVVFHPFLDEILIGEIKGCSQDGVHVSLGFFDDIIIPPESLQQPAKFDEAEQVWVWEYETEEGAHDLYMDTGEEIRFRVVDESFIDTSPTGPCSTEASTSGATEEVQKKEAPYTLVGSISEPGLGLLSWWTNS; via the exons ATGTGCCTTCCCATGCCTGTAAGACAGCTAGAATGGTCCCTAGAAGGTGGAGTATGCATTGTATTTTCCCCCACAAGAGCTGAG GTTGTGTACAACGTTGGCCTCTGCATCTGTCTGTATGACATCACAAAGCTGGAAGACTCGTACATATTTCCTGGGGATGGTGCCTCGCACACTAAAG TGCATTTCCGGTATGTTGTGTTCCATCCCTTTCTGGATGAAATTCTGATCGGGGAGATTAAAGGCTGCAGTCAGGATGGAGTTCATG TTTCTCTTGGGTTCTTCGATGATATTATCATCCCTCCAGAGTCCCTGCAGCAGCCAGCTAAGTT CGATGAAGCAGAGCAGGTCTGGGTGTGGGAGTATGAGACAGAAGAAGGGGCTCATGACCTGTACATGGACACAGGGGAGGAGATCCGCTTCCGGGTAGTGGATGAGAGCTTTATTGACACATCCCCAACAGGTCCATGCTCCACAGAGGCCTCCACCTCTGGTGCCACAGAGGAGGTGCAGAAGAAGGAGGCACCCTACACTCTTGTG GGATCCATCAGTGAGCCTGGCCTGGGCCTCCTCTCGTGGTGGACAAACAGTTAG
- the POLR3H gene encoding DNA-directed RNA polymerase III subunit RPC8 isoform X4 translates to MCLPMPVRQLEWSLEGGVCIVFSPTRAEVVYNVGLCICLYDITKLEDSYIFPGDGASHTKVSLGFFDDIIIPPESLQQPAKFDEAEQVWVWEYETEEGAHDLYMDTGEEIRFRVVDESFIDTSPTGPCSTEASTSGATEEVQKKEAPYTLVGSISEPGLGLLSWWTNS, encoded by the exons ATGTGCCTTCCCATGCCTGTAAGACAGCTAGAATGGTCCCTAGAAGGTGGAGTATGCATTGTATTTTCCCCCACAAGAGCTGAG GTTGTGTACAACGTTGGCCTCTGCATCTGTCTGTATGACATCACAAAGCTGGAAGACTCGTACATATTTCCTGGGGATGGTGCCTCGCACACTAAAG TTTCTCTTGGGTTCTTCGATGATATTATCATCCCTCCAGAGTCCCTGCAGCAGCCAGCTAAGTT CGATGAAGCAGAGCAGGTCTGGGTGTGGGAGTATGAGACAGAAGAAGGGGCTCATGACCTGTACATGGACACAGGGGAGGAGATCCGCTTCCGGGTAGTGGATGAGAGCTTTATTGACACATCCCCAACAGGTCCATGCTCCACAGAGGCCTCCACCTCTGGTGCCACAGAGGAGGTGCAGAAGAAGGAGGCACCCTACACTCTTGTG GGATCCATCAGTGAGCCTGGCCTGGGCCTCCTCTCGTGGTGGACAAACAGTTAG
- the POLR3H gene encoding DNA-directed RNA polymerase III subunit RPC8 isoform X1, producing the protein MFVLVEMMDTVRIPPWQFEMKLNDSITEELNKKLANKVVYNVGLCICLYDITKLEDSYIFPGDGASHTKVHFRYVVFHPFLDEILIGEIKGCSQDGVHVSLGFFDDIIIPPESLQQPAKFDEAEQVWVWEYETEEGAHDLYMDTGEEIRFRVVDESFIDTSPTGPCSTEASTSGATEEVQKKEAPYTLVGSISEPGLGLLSWWTNS; encoded by the exons ATGTTTGTTTTAGTGGAGATGATGGATACGGTACGGATTCCTCCCTGGCAGTTTGAAATGAAACTCAATGATTCCATTACTGAAGAGCTAAATAAGAAGTTAGCTAACAAG GTTGTGTACAACGTTGGCCTCTGCATCTGTCTGTATGACATCACAAAGCTGGAAGACTCGTACATATTTCCTGGGGATGGTGCCTCGCACACTAAAG TGCATTTCCGGTATGTTGTGTTCCATCCCTTTCTGGATGAAATTCTGATCGGGGAGATTAAAGGCTGCAGTCAGGATGGAGTTCATG TTTCTCTTGGGTTCTTCGATGATATTATCATCCCTCCAGAGTCCCTGCAGCAGCCAGCTAAGTT CGATGAAGCAGAGCAGGTCTGGGTGTGGGAGTATGAGACAGAAGAAGGGGCTCATGACCTGTACATGGACACAGGGGAGGAGATCCGCTTCCGGGTAGTGGATGAGAGCTTTATTGACACATCCCCAACAGGTCCATGCTCCACAGAGGCCTCCACCTCTGGTGCCACAGAGGAGGTGCAGAAGAAGGAGGCACCCTACACTCTTGTG GGATCCATCAGTGAGCCTGGCCTGGGCCTCCTCTCGTGGTGGACAAACAGTTAG